TAACCGGTACGCCGGCGAATAATATCTATGTATCGGCAGGAGACAAGGTTACCGCGAGCATTGAAGGGATTTCTACATTAACCGATACCATCAGCGGGGAGGACGCGTAATGTCAGCACTTAAAAAAGCACGAATTCAATATCAAAACGAAATTTATAACGTGACCGTTAATGATGATCTGTCGGTGAATCTTCCAAATGGTGAGGTGAAATCAGAGGCGGAAGTTACGTGGTTACCGCCAGCGAACGGCATTATGATTGCGCTTGGTCTTAATTACGCCGATCACGCTACCGAGCTTGCGTTTGAACCTCCGAAAGAGCCACTTATTTTCGTTAAATCTCCTGGAACGTATGTGGGTCACAATAGCCATAGCTGGCGCCCAGATAATGTGGATTATATGCATTATGAGTGTGAGCTTGCGGTGGTGATTGGCAAAACCGCAAAAAATGTAAAACGCGAGGATGCGTGGGAGTATGTTGATGGATTCACGCTCTGTAATGATTATGCGATTCGTGATTATCTAGAAAACTATTATCGCCCCAATCTGCGCGTTAAAAATCGTGATGGAATGACGCCCGTTGGCCCCTATATTCTCGATAAATCGGCAGTTAAAGATCCGATGAATCTGGGTCTAAAAACGTGGGTTAATGGCGAGCTTCGCCAAGAGGGAAATACGAAAGATATGATCTTTGACGTTCCTTTTTTAATCGAATATTTAAGTGAATTTATGACACTTAATCCGGGTGATATGATCGCAACCGGTTGCCCGAAAGGCACCTCCGATGTAAAAGCCGGCGATACCGTTGTGATTGAAGTGGAAGGCGTTGGCCGATTAGTCAATCATGTTTTAACGGAAGCTGAGTTTTATCAGCGTCAAAACGCGTAATCGATAATTAGCCAATTTAAGAGCCGAGTGCGGGGAAATCCGCGCCGACATAAGAAGAATAAAAATAGAGTCCTAGAGTGCTAGGCGAGGAGAAAGAGATGATTAAGCATTGGATTGATGGTAAAGAAGTTGCTAGCGACGAAACCTTTGAAAATATTAACCCAGCTACTATGGAAAAGATCTGTGATGTGGCAAGTGGTGGGCAAAAAGAGATCGATATGGCGGTTGCGGCAGCGAAAAAAGCCTTTCCAAAATGGTCAAAAACACCGGCAAAAGAGCGTGCAAAAATTATGCGCCGTTTTGGTGAATTGATCGATCAAAATGTTGAGAAAATTGCACAACTTGAAACCCTTGATACCGGGCTTCCGATTCATCAAACGCAAAATGTGCTAATCCCGCGTGCATCCCATAACTTCAACTTCTTTGCTGAAGTATGTACGCGCGTTAATGGGCATACCTATCCCGTTGATGATCAGATGCTTAACTACACACTCTATCAGCCCGTCGGTGTGTGTGCACTTGTATCACCATGGAACGTGCCATTTATGACCGCAACCTGGAAAACAGCGCCCTGTTTAGCGCTTGGAAATACGGCGGTATTAAAGATGTCTGAGTTATCGCCCTTGACCGCCAATGAGCTTGGCCGAATTGCGCTTGAAGCGGGCGTTCCTGAAGGGGTATTAAACATTGTCCAAGGTTACGGTAGCACTGCGGGTGCATCGTTAGTTCAGCATCCTGATGTGCGTGCTGTATCGTTTACGGGCGGTACAAAAACCGGCCAAGCGATTATGGCCAATGCCGGAATTAAAAAGTACTCCATGGAGCTTGGTGGTAAATCACCGGTGTTAATCTTTGATGATGCCGATTGGCAGCGTGCGTTAGATGCGGCGCTCTTTACCATTTTCTCACTCAATGGTGAGCGTTGTACCGCGGGGTCTCGTATCTTTATTCAAGAGAGCATTTATGATGAGTTTGTCGCTGAATTTGCGGCACGTGCGAAACGCATTAAAGTCGGCGATCCACAAAGTTTTGACACGCAAGTCGGTGCAATGATCACTCAAGATCACTACAACAAAGTCACCGGTTACATCAAAATTGGTATGGAAGAGGGCGCGACCCTTTTAGCAGGCGGTCTTGAGCGTCCTGCGGGATTACCTGATCATTTAAAAGCGGGTAACTTTATTCAGCCAACGGTCTTTGCCGATGTTGATAACAATATGCGCATAGCGCAAGAGGAGATCTTTGGGCCAGTGGTCTGTCTCCTTAAATTTAAAGATGAAGCAGAAGCGGTGCGCTTAGCAAATGATGTTGAATATGGCCTGTCGTCGTATCTCTGGACATCGGATTTAACGCGTGCACATCGTGTTGCCGCCCAAATTGAAGCCGGGATGGTCTTCATTAACTCTCAAAACGTGCGCGACTTACGCCAGCCGTTTGGTGGAGTAAAACACTCAGGGACGGGTCGAGAAGGAGGCGATTACAGTTTAGAAGTCTTCACGGAAGTGAAAAACGTCTGTATCTCGCTTGGCAATCACCACATTCCAAAATGGGGTGTTTAAATCACCAAGGCGCCTCGCATAACAATAAATATAACAACGAATTAGTTGAGGAATATTAGGAGTATAGTCATGGGTAAAATCGCATTAGCAGCAAAAATCACACACGTTCCGTCGATGTATCTGTCGGAGTTACCAGGTAAGCATCATGGATGCCGTCAAAACGCGATCGATGGACACATTGAAATTGGTCGCCGTTGTCGCGAACTGGGCGTGGATACGATTATCGTATTTGATACGCACTGGCTCGTAAATAGTGGATATCACATCAACTGTAACGCTCATTTTGAAGGGGTTTATACCAGTAATGAATTGCCTCACTTCATTAAAGATATGAGCTATAAATATGATGGGAATCCTGAGCTCGGTCATCTGATCGCAGAAAAAGCACGTGGCAAAGGCGTTCGCGCAATGGCACATGAGGTTCAAAGCCTTGAGCTTGAGTATGGAACGCTCGTCCCGATGCGGTATATGAATGAAGATCAGCATTTTAAAGTGCTCTCGATCTCAGCATTTTGTACCTCTCACGATCTGCAAGATAGCCGTAAACTTGGTGAAGCGTTGGTGGAAGCGATCAAAGAATATGATGGAACGGTTGCGGTATTAGCAAGCGGATCACTTTCTCATCGCTTTATTTGGGACCAACAAGCAGAAGCGGGAATGAATAGTTACACTCGTGAGTTTGACAGACAAGTGGACATTCGCGTGGTGGATATGTGGACTGAAGGGCTTTGGGCAGAGTTTTGCGCGATGCTCCCTGAATATGCCAACTATTGCTTCGGCGAAGGGTTGATGCACGATACGGCAATGTTGCTTGGCGTTCTCGGTTGGGACGAATATAAGGGCAAAGCTGAAATTATCACCGAACTCTTTGCAAGCTCTGGTACAGGGCAAATCAATGCAGTTCTACCCCTTGATTAATCTTAATCCTTAATCAATTAAACGATTCAAAAAGGAGAGTATCATGCCTCATTTTATTGTTGAATATTCAGCAAATTTAGAGAATGAGCTCGATTTTGATCAGTTTTTCACCCTTGTACATGAAAACTTGGGCGGCAGTGGCGTATTCCCTTTAGGGGGGATACGCAGTCGCGCAATCCGTATGGATCATTATCGAATTGCAGATGGAGCGCACGATTATGCGTTTATCCATATTCTTTTAAAAGTGGGATCCGGGCGGGATTTGGAGGTGCGTAAAAAAGTCTGTGACGATCTTTTTAACGTTATCGAATCCTACCTTGCGCCCATTCAAGACAAGCGCTTATTAGCGATCACATTTGAGATGCAGGAGATCGATCCTGTATTGACCTATAAGAAAAATAATATTCATGCATTTTTACAAAAAGAGGCCGAAAAGTCATAGCGCTATTGCCATGAACCTTTGTCCATCTTTGTACGCCCATCTCTGTATGTTTGTGTAAAAGTGCATTTAAGTAAACAGTAAGACAAGTAAGACAGATTATAAAAATACATGGCGCATATCATGCTAAGTGATACTCAGTCATAGACGTGCGCTAGAGAACTAAAAGGAAGAGCTATGTTAACACCAGAAACGATCGAACACCTTGCGCGTTCGCTCAATCAGGCGGAAAAAAGCGGAGAACAGCTGCGCCAATTTTCCCTTCAGCACCCTGATATTACGATTGACGATGCTTACAAAATTCAAAAGGCGTGGGTTGCGCAAAAAATTGCCGAAGGACGCATTTTAAAAGGGCATAAAATTGGTCTAACGTCACGGGCAATGCAGCTCTCATCGAACATTGATGAGCCCGATTATGGCGCGTTATTAGACGATATGTTTTTTGAAGAGGGCACGACGATCCCAACGGATCGCTTTATTGTACCGCGCGTTGAGGTGGAGCTCGCTTTTATCTTGGGTAAACCGCTACGTGGCCCGAATTGCACGATTTTCGATGTACTCGATGCTACCGATTGGGTGATTCCTGCGTTAGAAATTATTGATGCGCGGATTGAACAGGTCGATTCTGAAACTAAGGTGACACGTAAAGTCTTCGATACGATCTCTGATAATGCGGCCAATGCCGGTGTTGTGATGGGTGGTCGGGCGATTCGTCCAACGGAGCTTGATCTTCGTCGAGTCAGTGCGATTTTATATCGTAATGGCGTGATTGAGGAATCGGGCGTTTCTGCAGCGGTATTAAATCATCCCGCAAAAGGGGTGGCGTGGCTTGCTAATAAACTCCATCCTTATGGGGTTGAGCTTGAAGCAGGACAGGTTATTTTAGGCGGTTCATTTACTCGTCCCGTGCCAGCGCGCAAAGGCGATACATTTCATGTAGATTATGATGAACTTGGCGCAGTAACCTGCTATTTTGGATAAACGATCAGATAGTTCCGTTATTTGATCGAAACATTCTAAAATTGAAGGAATAGATAGATGAAATTTAGGAAAAATGCGTTTAAAGCCGCATTAAAATCAGGAGAGCCTCAAATTGGGCTGTGGGTGGGTCTTGCGAATGGGTATACCGCTGAGATGGTTGCATCGATTGGGTATGATTGGCTTCTCCTTGATGGTGAACACGCACCGAATAATGTATCAACTCTGTTAAGTCAGCTGCAAGCGATTGCGCCGTATGAGAGCGAAGGGATTTCTCATCCGGTCATTCGTCCCTTAGAGGGCTCGCCTGCAGTGATCAAACAGCTTCTCGATCTAGGCGCGAGAACGCTCTTAATCCCGATGGTCGAAACCAAAGAACAGGCTGAAACCTACGTTAAATCGATGTGGTATCCCCCAAAAGGGATTCGCGGGGTGGGAAGTGCACTTGCGCGGGCATCACGTTGGAATCAGGTCGATGACTATCTCAATCAAGCCGATGATGAGATGTGTTTATTGCTTCAAATTGAGACACTTGAAGGCGTTAAAAATCTGGATGCCATCGCTTCGCTTGAGGGCGTTGATGGGATCTTTATTGGCCCTGCGGATCTGAGTGCTTCGATGGGGCATCGCGGTAATCCATCGCATCCTGAGGTGCAAGCAGCGATTGAAAAGGCGCTTAAAATCATTAAATCTCACGGGAAAGCGGCGGGGATTTTATATGCAAATGAAGAGGGCGCTAAACGTTTTATCGAGATGGGCTTTAACTTTGTGGCGGTCGGTGTGGATACCTCAATTTTAGTGAAATCATGCCAGGCACTGCTTGATAAATTTAAAGCGCCAAATGGGGCAAAAAAAGAGGATAGCAACTCGGTGTATTAGCGGGTTGCCACTTTAGTAGCAAAGAAATTAGCATTATAGTTAACCTTTAAAAGCCCTGTCTAATGGTGAAAATGTTCACATTCACAGGGCTTTTTATTGGAAAGAATCCGGGCTTATGGCCCGAAAATTCAACAATAATAACAAAATGAATCATAACCAATGAAGGGGAGTGACATGTTAAAGGACTCAAATTTATTACGCACACAAAGTTACGTCGATGGAAAATGGATCGATGCAATTAGTGGCGAAACCGTTGCAGTGATTAATCCGGCAAATGGTGAGCATATTGCCGATGTCCCGCAGATGAGCCGTTTAGATGCTGAAAACGCGGTGGAAGCGGCAACCGATGCGCTTAAATCATGGCGGAGCGTGCCGGCGAAAACCCGTAGTCAGTTGTTGCGCCGCTGGTTTGATCTAATGATGGAGCACCAAGAGGATTTGGCCAAAATTCTTACCTTAGAGCAAGGAAAACCGCTGTCAGAAGCCCGTGGCGAAATTGCCTACGGTGCCTCCTATATTGAGTGGTATGCTGAAGAAGCAAAACGAATTTATGGCGATATTATTCCTGGGCCGAGCAGTGATAAACGCATTTTAGTGACGAAAGAGCCGATTGGCGTTTGCGCGGCGATCACTCCATGGAATTTCCCCAATGCGATGATTACCCGTAAGATTGCACCGGCAATAGCGGCGGGTTGTACCATTGTGGTGCGTCCGGCATCTCAAACACCGCTTTCAGCCTTTGCGATTGCAGAACTAGCGGATCGAGCTGGGATTCCAAAGGGTGTGCTCAATATTATTACCGGAGATGCCGTTGAGATTGGAAAAGTGCTTACTGAAGATGACCGTGTGCGTAAGTTTAGTTTTACGGGATCGACAGGCGTTGGGCGAAAATTGATGGAGCAGTGCGCGTCAACCATTAAAAAAGTGACGATGGAACTCGGTGGAAATGCGCCCTTTATTGTCTTTGATGATGCGGATCTCGATACCGTGATTGATGGGGCGCTCACTAGTAAATTCCGTAATTCTGGGCAAACGTGTGTCTGCGCGAATCGTTTTTATGTGCAATCGGGCATTTATGATCGATTTGTTGAACGTTTTTCAGAGGCCGTAAATGGGCTTAAACTCGGTGATGGCTTAACCGAAGGGGTTGAGCTTGGGCCAGTGATCGATGAAAATGCCGTTAAAAAAGTGACATCACATATTAATGATGTGGTCTCAAAAGGCGGGACGCTGGTAACGGGCGGAGAGATTGATCCGGCACTTGGGTCACTCTTTTTTAAACCTACGATTGTGAAAGATGTAAAACAAGAGATGTTGGTGGCAAAAGAGGAGACGTTTGGCCCGCTTGCACCGGTATTTAAATTTGAAACGGAGGCGGAAGTTGTTAATTACGCTAATGATACTGAGTTTGGTTTGGCTTCTTATCTCTTCACCCAAGATTTAGGCCGCATTGTTCGTATGACAGAATCCTTGGAGTATGGCATGGTTGCCGTCAATACAGGGCTATTATCAAATGAGGCGGCGCCCTTTGGTGGGGTTAAACAATCAGGCCTTGGTCGCGAAGGATCTAAATACGGCATTGAGGATTATTTAGAGATTAAATATGTCTTGTTAGCCGGAATATAATCCACTATTATTTTAAGATAGAGTCGCCATAAAAGGCTCGATCAACTATGAAAGTCGTAATGATGGGAACTATTTTTAGCACCTTATTGTTACGACTTTCTTTTTTATTTGCTAATAAATTAATAATTCATATGAAAAGTACAAGTTTAGCTTGGAAAATTACATTTATCATTTGAAATCTATCACGCATAATCGAATTATGCCTTGAAAAAGACATCACATAAAATAATTTATAAAACAATAAGATCAATAAAAAATAATAACGATCGAAGAGATGGGAGTAGAGATATGACTGAGTCTAATTTTCTTTTAGAGCGCTTAGAAAAGATTTTACCAATTATTGCAGCGAACGCAGACAAAGCTGAAGCGGAGCGAAAAGTACCAGAAGAGAATATTCGCTTATTAAAAGAGACAGGTCTGCATCGTGCATTTTTACCGAAAGCATACGGTGGGTACGAGATCTCTCTGCCCGATTTTGCTGAGTGCGTTGTAGCGCTTGCATCGGCGTGTGGTGGTACTGCATGGGCGTATAGTCTTCTCTGTACTCATAATCATCAATTAGCCATGTTCCCAAAAGAGTTTCAAGACGAACTTTGGAAAGATAATCCCGATACCGTTGCGAGCAGCTCAATCGCGCCTTTTAGTACCATTGAAGAGGTAGAAGGCGGCATTCGTTTAAGTGGTGAAATGGGCTGGAGCAGTGGTTGTGATCACGCAGATTGGGCGATTATTGGTTGTAATCGTTATGATGCGGAAGGCAACAAAGTTTACTCGTTTGCGGTGATTCCACGTGAAGATTACACCATTGTAGACAACTGGTTTGTGATGGGCATGAAGGGCAGTGGCTCAAAGATGCTTAAAATTGAGAATGTATTTGTCCCTGAACACCGTATCCAAGCAGCGCAAGATATGATGACCGGTAAATCCGCTGGATTTGGTCTCTATCCTGATAGCAAAATCTATTACACGCCATATCGTCCGTACTTTGCGTGTGGGTTTGCGGCGATCAGCTTAGGCGTGGCAGAGCGCATGTTGGAAGCCTTTAAAGAACGTACTAAAAACCGCGTTCGTGCCTATACCGGTGCTAGCGTCGGTACCGCAACGCCTGCATTAATGCGTCTTGCAGAATCGACCCATCAAGTGTTAGCGGCGCGCGCACTATTAGAGAAAACCTGGGAAGATCACAAAGTTCATGGTGAGCGCAAAGAGTATCCAACCCAAGAACGTTTAGCGTACTGGCGTACCAACCAAGGTTATGCGGTCAAAATGTGTATTGAAGCGGTTGATCGCCTCTTTACAGCAGCCGGTGGATCTGCGTGGTTTGATGGCAATGAATTACAACGCCTCTTTAGAGACTCTCATATGACCGGCGCGCATGCCTATACTGATTATGATGTTTGTGCGCAAATTTTAGGTCGTGAAATCATGGGACTTGATCCCGATCCAAGCATGGTATAAGCACATTTTGTTTTACTAAAAACATAATAACAACAGTTCCTCCCTCCAAGCAGGGCCGGCCGTGGTGGATACCAGAGCGCTGGTCTTGTTTGGATATTTATATCCATAGCTGTAATAATGGATGGGAGCCATAGAATCTAATTTCTATAACGTTTCTATAAATATAATAGATAAACAGCACATAATAATAACAATACCAACCAATGACTTAAGGGGATAAGGATATGGGACAGATTGATCCAAAAGCATTTCGTCGCGCATTAGGCAACTTTGCAACCGGTGTAACGGTAATGACGGCAACGGATAGAGATGGAAATCGAGTGGGCGTTACAGCAAATAGTTTTAACTCAGTATCACTTGATCCAGCACTTATTTTATGGAGTATTGATCGCCGTTCTGGCAGTAAAGAGGTCTTTTTAAATGCAACGCATTTTGCGGTGAATGTCCTTGCCGTTGATCAGATCAATATTTCGAACAATTTTGCACGTCCTGCAGAAGATCGTTTTGCAGGCATTGAATTTAAAGAGGGCGCAGGCGGTTCGGTATTACTGCCGAATTGTGCTGCAAGCTTTGAATGTGAACTCCATGAAACCTTAGATGGGGGAGATCACGTTATTTTAGTCGGGAAAGTGGTGGGCTTTAGTGATAATGGAAAACCGCCTCTTCTCTATCATCAAGGGGCGTATTCAGCGGTATTACCGCATCCAGGGCATGTGATTGACCCTGATTCTCATAAAAAAGAAGCCTCCTCTTGTGATGAGCGTTTGTTTGACAATATGCACTATCTGCTCACGCAAGCGGTTCGCGCCTATCAAAATGAGTATTATCCTAAACAGCTCTCCTCAGGGTTAAGTACAAGTGAAGCGCGTTTAGCGATGGTTTTACTTGGCGAACATGGATCAACAAAAGAAGAGATGCTCAAAGAAGTGGGCATGCCGATGCGTGAGATCAATATCGCGGTAGAAGCGCTTAAATTAAAAGGCTTCTTAAAATGTGTGGAAGGAACGCTCAGTTTAACGGAAGAGGGGCGTGCAGCGGCGGGGAAACTTGCGAGCATTGCGTCAAACCACCAAACGGAAGTATTTAAAAAATATACCTCCGAAGAGATCTCCGTATTTAAAAAGATTCTAAAAGAGTTAATCGACCGCGATCCTGATCCCAATTCATAGAAGGAGGGTCTTATGAGACAGATTCAGACCACTCCACAAAGTGCAGGACTCATTATTATCCTAGCGGCATTAGTGGCCTTCGGGCCGCTATCGATCGATATGTATCTACCAAGCTTAACGATGATCACCGACGATTTGGGAGCTGATATTCGTGAGATTAAACAGACCATCACTTTTTTCTTAGTCGGATTTAGTGTCGGAATGTTTTTTTATGGACCATTATCGGATCGATTTGGCCGGCGTAAACTGCTCTTTACCGGGATGATTGTCTATATTATTGCGACGATCGGCTGTATCTTTGCAGCAAATGGTACCGAGCTCTTTATTGCCCGTTTAGCCCAAGCGTTAGGCGGGGCAAGTGCTTCTGTATTGGCAAGAGCGATCGTTCGTGATCTCTATTCAGTG
The window above is part of the Ignatzschineria sp. RMDPL8A genome. Proteins encoded here:
- a CDS encoding p-hydroxyphenylacetate 3-hydroxylase reductase component — its product is MGQIDPKAFRRALGNFATGVTVMTATDRDGNRVGVTANSFNSVSLDPALILWSIDRRSGSKEVFLNATHFAVNVLAVDQINISNNFARPAEDRFAGIEFKEGAGGSVLLPNCAASFECELHETLDGGDHVILVGKVVGFSDNGKPPLLYHQGAYSAVLPHPGHVIDPDSHKKEASSCDERLFDNMHYLLTQAVRAYQNEYYPKQLSSGLSTSEARLAMVLLGEHGSTKEEMLKEVGMPMREINIAVEALKLKGFLKCVEGTLSLTEEGRAAAGKLASIASNHQTEVFKKYTSEEISVFKKILKELIDRDPDPNS
- a CDS encoding NAD-dependent succinate-semialdehyde dehydrogenase, yielding MLKDSNLLRTQSYVDGKWIDAISGETVAVINPANGEHIADVPQMSRLDAENAVEAATDALKSWRSVPAKTRSQLLRRWFDLMMEHQEDLAKILTLEQGKPLSEARGEIAYGASYIEWYAEEAKRIYGDIIPGPSSDKRILVTKEPIGVCAAITPWNFPNAMITRKIAPAIAAGCTIVVRPASQTPLSAFAIAELADRAGIPKGVLNIITGDAVEIGKVLTEDDRVRKFSFTGSTGVGRKLMEQCASTIKKVTMELGGNAPFIVFDDADLDTVIDGALTSKFRNSGQTCVCANRFYVQSGIYDRFVERFSEAVNGLKLGDGLTEGVELGPVIDENAVKKVTSHINDVVSKGGTLVTGGEIDPALGSLFFKPTIVKDVKQEMLVAKEETFGPLAPVFKFETEAEVVNYANDTEFGLASYLFTQDLGRIVRMTESLEYGMVAVNTGLLSNEAAPFGGVKQSGLGREGSKYGIEDYLEIKYVLLAGI
- a CDS encoding p-hydroxyphenylacetate 3-hydroxylase oxygenase component — its product is MTESNFLLERLEKILPIIAANADKAEAERKVPEENIRLLKETGLHRAFLPKAYGGYEISLPDFAECVVALASACGGTAWAYSLLCTHNHQLAMFPKEFQDELWKDNPDTVASSSIAPFSTIEEVEGGIRLSGEMGWSSGCDHADWAIIGCNRYDAEGNKVYSFAVIPREDYTIVDNWFVMGMKGSGSKMLKIENVFVPEHRIQAAQDMMTGKSAGFGLYPDSKIYYTPYRPYFACGFAAISLGVAERMLEAFKERTKNRVRAYTGASVGTATPALMRLAESTHQVLAARALLEKTWEDHKVHGERKEYPTQERLAYWRTNQGYAVKMCIEAVDRLFTAAGGSAWFDGNELQRLFRDSHMTGAHAYTDYDVCAQILGREIMGLDPDPSMV
- the hpaD gene encoding 3,4-dihydroxyphenylacetate 2,3-dioxygenase encodes the protein MGKIALAAKITHVPSMYLSELPGKHHGCRQNAIDGHIEIGRRCRELGVDTIIVFDTHWLVNSGYHINCNAHFEGVYTSNELPHFIKDMSYKYDGNPELGHLIAEKARGKGVRAMAHEVQSLELEYGTLVPMRYMNEDQHFKVLSISAFCTSHDLQDSRKLGEALVEAIKEYDGTVAVLASGSLSHRFIWDQQAEAGMNSYTREFDRQVDIRVVDMWTEGLWAEFCAMLPEYANYCFGEGLMHDTAMLLGVLGWDEYKGKAEIITELFASSGTGQINAVLPLD
- the hpaE gene encoding 5-carboxymethyl-2-hydroxymuconate semialdehyde dehydrogenase, which codes for MIKHWIDGKEVASDETFENINPATMEKICDVASGGQKEIDMAVAAAKKAFPKWSKTPAKERAKIMRRFGELIDQNVEKIAQLETLDTGLPIHQTQNVLIPRASHNFNFFAEVCTRVNGHTYPVDDQMLNYTLYQPVGVCALVSPWNVPFMTATWKTAPCLALGNTAVLKMSELSPLTANELGRIALEAGVPEGVLNIVQGYGSTAGASLVQHPDVRAVSFTGGTKTGQAIMANAGIKKYSMELGGKSPVLIFDDADWQRALDAALFTIFSLNGERCTAGSRIFIQESIYDEFVAEFAARAKRIKVGDPQSFDTQVGAMITQDHYNKVTGYIKIGMEEGATLLAGGLERPAGLPDHLKAGNFIQPTVFADVDNNMRIAQEEIFGPVVCLLKFKDEAEAVRLANDVEYGLSSYLWTSDLTRAHRVAAQIEAGMVFINSQNVRDLRQPFGGVKHSGTGREGGDYSLEVFTEVKNVCISLGNHHIPKWGV
- the hpaI gene encoding 4-hydroxy-2-oxoheptanedioate aldolase; this translates as MKFRKNAFKAALKSGEPQIGLWVGLANGYTAEMVASIGYDWLLLDGEHAPNNVSTLLSQLQAIAPYESEGISHPVIRPLEGSPAVIKQLLDLGARTLLIPMVETKEQAETYVKSMWYPPKGIRGVGSALARASRWNQVDDYLNQADDEMCLLLQIETLEGVKNLDAIASLEGVDGIFIGPADLSASMGHRGNPSHPEVQAAIEKALKIIKSHGKAAGILYANEEGAKRFIEMGFNFVAVGVDTSILVKSCQALLDKFKAPNGAKKEDSNSVY
- the hpaH gene encoding 2-oxo-hept-4-ene-1,7-dioate hydratase encodes the protein MLTPETIEHLARSLNQAEKSGEQLRQFSLQHPDITIDDAYKIQKAWVAQKIAEGRILKGHKIGLTSRAMQLSSNIDEPDYGALLDDMFFEEGTTIPTDRFIVPRVEVELAFILGKPLRGPNCTIFDVLDATDWVIPALEIIDARIEQVDSETKVTRKVFDTISDNAANAGVVMGGRAIRPTELDLRRVSAILYRNGVIEESGVSAAVLNHPAKGVAWLANKLHPYGVELEAGQVILGGSFTRPVPARKGDTFHVDYDELGAVTCYFG
- a CDS encoding fumarylacetoacetate hydrolase family protein gives rise to the protein MSALKKARIQYQNEIYNVTVNDDLSVNLPNGEVKSEAEVTWLPPANGIMIALGLNYADHATELAFEPPKEPLIFVKSPGTYVGHNSHSWRPDNVDYMHYECELAVVIGKTAKNVKREDAWEYVDGFTLCNDYAIRDYLENYYRPNLRVKNRDGMTPVGPYILDKSAVKDPMNLGLKTWVNGELRQEGNTKDMIFDVPFLIEYLSEFMTLNPGDMIATGCPKGTSDVKAGDTVVIEVEGVGRLVNHVLTEAEFYQRQNA
- a CDS encoding 5-carboxymethyl-2-hydroxymuconate Delta-isomerase; the protein is MPHFIVEYSANLENELDFDQFFTLVHENLGGSGVFPLGGIRSRAIRMDHYRIADGAHDYAFIHILLKVGSGRDLEVRKKVCDDLFNVIESYLAPIQDKRLLAITFEMQEIDPVLTYKKNNIHAFLQKEAEKS